One genomic window of Streptomyces sp. NBC_01276 includes the following:
- a CDS encoding arylsulfotransferase family protein: MFHSEESPTTVDHFLFSPASSYPKPFARLIDRDGRTIHTWSNEAAQPPMDAEPPSFLRGWNHVEVDAVGNLYAMVPLRALLKIAPDSSLLWQADIAVHHDLAFGPDGKVHVLTEEPRQVRLGSQFLVILDNAVTTLATDGTLRGSVSLFDVLCTDPVIAADLRDRIVDKHTAFTLGGHRINAEARGLLASVTYGGSPTEALRILRGLPGSPCDALHTNTIEILPAHPKGLWEAGHVLLSFRNLDLVAVVDLDTPQVLWSWGPGELSGQHQPSVLPNGNLLIFDNGRASGRSRVVEVDPAAHRTVWEYVGEPADPFFTELAGGCERLPNGNVLVTEAEKGRAFEVTRDEQVVWEWSTAKEHTGQPTSRVTLYRLAGVPASTAALLSRAEAS, translated from the coding sequence ATGTTCCATTCCGAGGAAAGTCCCACCACGGTCGACCACTTCCTCTTCTCACCGGCCTCGTCCTACCCGAAGCCCTTCGCCAGGCTCATCGACCGGGACGGCCGCACCATCCACACGTGGAGCAACGAGGCAGCGCAGCCACCCATGGACGCCGAACCGCCGAGCTTTCTCCGGGGGTGGAACCACGTCGAGGTCGACGCGGTCGGCAACCTCTACGCCATGGTCCCGCTGCGGGCCCTGCTGAAGATCGCCCCGGACTCGTCGCTGCTGTGGCAGGCGGACATCGCCGTCCACCACGACCTCGCCTTCGGCCCAGACGGGAAGGTCCACGTCCTGACCGAGGAGCCTCGGCAGGTGCGGCTGGGCAGCCAGTTCCTGGTGATCCTGGACAACGCCGTCACCACCCTCGCCACCGACGGCACGCTGCGCGGGTCCGTATCGCTCTTCGACGTCCTGTGCACGGATCCGGTGATCGCGGCCGACCTCCGCGACCGGATCGTCGACAAGCACACCGCGTTCACGCTCGGGGGGCATCGGATCAACGCCGAGGCCCGCGGTCTGCTGGCCTCGGTCACGTACGGCGGCTCGCCAACCGAGGCCTTGCGGATCCTGCGGGGACTGCCGGGCTCACCGTGCGACGCCCTGCACACCAACACCATCGAGATCCTTCCCGCCCACCCGAAGGGCCTGTGGGAGGCCGGGCACGTTCTGCTGTCGTTCCGGAACCTAGACCTGGTGGCCGTCGTGGACCTCGACACCCCGCAGGTGCTGTGGTCGTGGGGGCCCGGCGAGCTCTCGGGACAGCACCAGCCCTCGGTGCTACCGAACGGGAACCTGCTGATCTTCGACAACGGCAGAGCCTCGGGGCGCTCCCGTGTGGTGGAAGTCGACCCTGCCGCCCACCGCACCGTCTGGGAGTACGTGGGCGAGCCTGCGGACCCGTTCTTCACTGAGCTGGCCGGCGGCTGCGAGCGCCTACCGAACGGCAACGTGCTGGTCACCGAGGCCGAGAAGGGCCGGGCCTTCGAGGTGACCCGCGACGAACAGGTCGTGTGGGAGTGGTCCACCGCCAAGGAGCACACCGGGCAGCCGACCAGCCGCGTGACCCTCTACCGCCTCGCCGGTGTCCCCGCGTCCACGGCCGCCCTGCTCAGCAGAGCGGAGGCGTCGTGA
- a CDS encoding ATP-binding protein, translating into MVVAAGQGPERYHDTYAAKDTAPAKARQDVALYLSTWNLGHLAEAARTIVSELVTNAVTHTDTRRIGVSVTRTGTTAVHIVVTDCSRQPPLPDAGSRSDPVNLTEHGRGLLLVEALSTRWGTEQLATGKRIWADLDTTKDTDL; encoded by the coding sequence ATGGTTGTCGCCGCCGGGCAGGGCCCCGAGCGCTACCACGACACCTACGCCGCAAAGGACACAGCTCCTGCCAAGGCACGGCAGGACGTGGCGCTCTACCTCAGCACCTGGAACCTCGGTCACCTGGCGGAAGCGGCGCGCACCATCGTCTCGGAGCTGGTGACCAACGCCGTCACACACACGGACACCCGCAGGATCGGGGTCTCGGTCACCCGGACGGGAACCACCGCGGTGCACATCGTCGTCACCGACTGCTCTCGCCAGCCACCACTGCCCGACGCCGGATCCCGCTCGGACCCGGTGAACCTCACCGAGCACGGTCGCGGCCTGCTCCTGGTGGAGGCCCTCTCGACCCGGTGGGGCACCGAGCAGCTGGCCACCGGCAAGCGGATCTGGGCGGACCTCGACACCACGAAGGACACCGACCTGTGA